Proteins from one Oscillatoria nigro-viridis PCC 7112 genomic window:
- a CDS encoding Uma2 family endonuclease, whose amino-acid sequence MVISQNNFYISPEEYLEGERVSPIKHEYRRGHVYAMTGAKKPHIIIGSNLVRLLGNHLLNTPCLVLSSDIKVRLEEANCYYYPDVAVTCDERDTSTTEDFILYPSLVVEVLSPSTAAFDRGDKFADYQTSPSLQEYVLITQSEIKIECFRLNESGNWVSQTYGQGDRVEFVSANFSCAISEIYQKVPGIIL is encoded by the coding sequence ATGGTTATCAGCCAAAACAATTTCTACATTTCTCCCGAAGAGTACCTAGAAGGCGAGCGAGTAAGCCCGATCAAACACGAATACAGACGCGGACACGTTTATGCAATGACAGGGGCAAAAAAGCCTCACATTATTATTGGGAGTAATTTAGTTCGGCTGCTGGGAAATCATCTTCTGAATACGCCATGCTTAGTTCTTTCATCAGATATAAAAGTCCGACTGGAAGAGGCAAATTGCTATTACTATCCTGATGTGGCGGTGACTTGCGACGAAAGGGATACCTCAACTACTGAAGATTTCATTTTATATCCATCTTTAGTCGTTGAGGTGCTATCTCCCTCAACAGCAGCTTTCGACAGAGGCGATAAATTTGCCGATTACCAAACTTCTCCGAGTTTGCAAGAATACGTACTCATCACTCAATCTGAGATTAAAATTGAGTGTTTTCGGTTGAATGAGTCAGGAAATTGGGTGTCTCAAACTTACGGACAAGGAGATAGAGTAGAATTTGTTAGTGCGAATTTTAGTTGTGCAATTAGCGAAATTTATCAAAAAGTCCCCGGCATCATATTGTGA
- a CDS encoding glutaredoxin family protein: protein MRLILYSKPGCHLCEGLQEKLEQIESLKFQLEVRDITERDDWFQAYQYEVPVLFKVQPQPKNSAGEAGFSAEELLPRPSPRCSVAQLEQMLQKYLQIDPSQ, encoded by the coding sequence ATGCGATTGATTTTGTACAGCAAACCCGGATGCCACTTGTGCGAAGGGTTGCAAGAAAAACTGGAACAGATTGAAAGCCTGAAGTTTCAACTCGAAGTCAGAGATATTACCGAACGCGATGACTGGTTTCAAGCTTATCAGTACGAAGTTCCAGTTTTGTTTAAAGTGCAGCCCCAGCCCAAAAATTCTGCTGGCGAGGCTGGATTCTCCGCTGAAGAACTGTTACCCCGTCCTTCTCCCCGCTGTAGTGTCGCCCAATTGGAGCAAATGTTACAGAAATATTTGCAAATCGATCCGTCACAATAA
- a CDS encoding RsmB/NOP family class I SAM-dependent RNA methyltransferase: MESPSNLLLKLSRSLFADTAEQEKFIHAVTNPQPFNPAILWLRPKPTENPFYLEIPVSWQPEFVDRLALESQPGKHSLHQAGHYYCLDFSSIFAASTLLTIPQPIKLILDMCAAPGGKSIFAWKTLKPELLLCNEVIGKRMGMLISNLRRCQIQPSAATNLDSKILAEKMPQTANLVIVDAPCTGQSLLAKGDKAPGCFHHVTINSNANRQKRILANSAKIVAPQGYLAYMTCTYSTAENEQVSEWLLSKFPEFGPVTVPHLEKYRSHLTEIPCYRMWPQDRLGAGAFTVLFQNTSDGERNQLPADFRDLARFTNL; the protein is encoded by the coding sequence ATGGAAAGCCCGTCGAATCTCCTGCTGAAACTCAGCCGCAGCTTATTTGCCGATACCGCCGAACAAGAAAAGTTTATTCACGCAGTCACAAATCCCCAACCTTTTAATCCTGCCATCTTGTGGTTGCGACCAAAACCTACAGAAAACCCATTTTATCTCGAAATTCCCGTTTCTTGGCAACCGGAATTTGTAGATAGACTGGCATTAGAATCCCAGCCGGGAAAACATTCCTTACATCAAGCAGGACATTACTACTGTCTCGACTTTTCCTCAATCTTTGCTGCCTCCACACTGTTAACAATACCGCAGCCAATCAAACTAATCTTAGATATGTGCGCCGCCCCCGGAGGAAAAAGTATATTTGCCTGGAAAACATTAAAGCCAGAATTGCTATTGTGCAACGAAGTCATAGGCAAACGCATGGGAATGCTGATCTCTAATTTAAGACGCTGCCAAATTCAACCATCCGCCGCCACCAACCTCGATTCAAAAATACTTGCCGAAAAGATGCCACAAACGGCTAATTTAGTAATAGTAGATGCTCCTTGTACCGGTCAATCACTCTTAGCAAAAGGAGACAAAGCACCCGGCTGCTTTCATCATGTCACCATCAACAGCAATGCCAACCGCCAAAAAAGAATTTTAGCCAATTCTGCTAAAATTGTAGCGCCGCAAGGTTATCTTGCATACATGACCTGCACTTATTCAACCGCAGAAAATGAACAAGTCAGCGAATGGCTGTTAAGCAAATTCCCCGAATTTGGGCCAGTCACTGTTCCTCATTTAGAAAAATATCGATCGCACCTGACAGAAATTCCTTGCTATCGGATGTGGCCGCAAGATAGACTAGGAGCAGGAGCTTTCACCGTTTTGTTTCAAAACACCTCGGATGGAGAGAGAAATCAGCTACCAGCAGATTTTCGAGATTTAGCTCGTTTTACCAACCTCTAA
- the sbcD gene encoding exonuclease subunit SbcD, producing MIKILHLSDIHMGSGFSHGRINPETGLNTRLEDFAATLSKCMDRAISEPVDLVIFGGDAFPDSTPAPFVKEAFARQFSRLVDAQIPTVLLVGNHDQHSQGQGGASLGIYRTLGIPKFIVGDRLDTHLIQTRSGPVQVVTLPWLTRSTLMTRSETESLSMGDVNQLLTEKLTIAMEGEIRRLNPDIPTVLLAHLMADKASLGAERFLAVGKGFNIPVSMLTRPCFDYVALGHVHKHQNLNASNNPPVIYPGSIERVDFSEEKEDKGFVLVNLERGKAEWEFCTLPVRVFQTIKVNVSESENPQAELVKAIGKKQIQDAVVRLIYQLRSEQLDLIDNAELHALLAEAHSYTIQPELVSQLARPRLPELNANNSIEPLEALKTYLASREDLKDVAESMLEAAQGLLGGAEEVLVEF from the coding sequence ATGATTAAAATCTTACACCTTTCAGACATTCACATGGGCAGCGGCTTTTCTCACGGCCGGATTAATCCAGAAACCGGTTTAAATACGCGGTTGGAAGACTTCGCGGCGACGCTGAGTAAATGTATGGACAGAGCAATTTCTGAACCCGTAGATTTAGTCATATTCGGCGGCGATGCTTTCCCGGATTCGACGCCTGCGCCGTTTGTAAAAGAGGCTTTTGCCCGCCAATTCAGCCGCTTGGTGGACGCGCAAATTCCGACGGTTTTGCTAGTAGGAAATCACGACCAACATTCTCAGGGACAAGGCGGCGCGAGTTTGGGAATTTACCGGACTTTGGGGATACCTAAGTTTATTGTAGGCGATCGCCTGGACACTCACCTGATTCAAACCCGCAGCGGGCCCGTACAGGTGGTAACATTGCCTTGGTTGACTCGATCGACCTTAATGACACGTTCCGAGACTGAAAGCCTGTCTATGGGCGATGTTAACCAATTGTTAACCGAAAAACTGACGATCGCAATGGAAGGCGAAATCCGGCGCCTCAACCCCGACATACCAACCGTACTTTTAGCGCACTTAATGGCAGATAAAGCAAGTCTGGGTGCCGAACGTTTTTTAGCAGTTGGAAAAGGTTTTAACATTCCCGTTTCCATGCTAACTCGCCCTTGTTTTGATTACGTTGCTCTCGGCCACGTTCACAAACACCAAAATCTCAACGCTTCCAACAATCCGCCCGTAATTTATCCCGGAAGTATCGAACGAGTTGATTTTAGCGAAGAGAAAGAAGATAAAGGTTTTGTGTTAGTTAATTTGGAACGGGGGAAAGCAGAGTGGGAATTTTGCACTTTGCCAGTCCGGGTATTTCAGACTATTAAAGTGAATGTTTCGGAATCGGAAAACCCGCAAGCAGAGTTAGTTAAAGCTATTGGCAAGAAACAGATACAAGACGCGGTTGTGAGATTAATTTACCAATTGCGATCGGAACAATTGGATTTAATCGACAACGCAGAATTGCACGCACTTCTGGCCGAAGCGCACAGCTACACAATTCAGCCGGAATTAGTCAGTCAGCTAGCTAGACCGCGGTTGCCCGAATTGAATGCTAATAATAGTATAGAACCGTTAGAAGCTTTGAAAACTTATCTGGCAAGTCGCGAAGATTTGAAAGATGTTGCGGAGAGTATGTTGGAGGCGGCGCAGGGTTTGTTGGGCGGCGCGGAGGAAGTTTTGGTAGAATTCTAG
- a CDS encoding Uma2 family endonuclease: MIVPSVEQLDLTWEEWMQNPPDGTEWADGKVIVKHPVEFVNGEVVGKPGMTAKTRRIQSKLNYYWRSYMISSGQGGEVYVEVTCQTIKKGRIPDVSYITPELLAQAGEFSVLPQSFPLLAEIVSPSDFADDVFAKAQEYLESGCLEVWLLFPKSSWVLVITQSQVVLFKPGEVAVTQVVLPGFRVAVDELMA; the protein is encoded by the coding sequence ATGATCGTTCCTAGTGTAGAACAGTTAGATTTAACTTGGGAAGAATGGATGCAAAATCCTCCTGACGGGACGGAGTGGGCGGACGGTAAAGTTATAGTCAAACATCCTGTAGAATTTGTCAATGGAGAAGTAGTGGGGAAACCGGGAATGACTGCAAAGACTCGCCGCATTCAATCAAAGCTAAATTATTACTGGAGAAGTTACATGATCTCAAGCGGCCAAGGGGGCGAGGTTTATGTGGAAGTCACTTGTCAAACTATAAAAAAAGGGCGAATACCCGATGTATCTTATATTACTCCTGAACTGTTGGCGCAAGCTGGGGAGTTTTCAGTTTTGCCCCAGAGTTTTCCGCTGCTAGCTGAGATTGTTTCGCCTAGCGATTTTGCAGATGATGTTTTTGCTAAGGCACAGGAGTATTTAGAATCGGGATGTTTGGAAGTTTGGCTGCTGTTTCCTAAGAGTAGTTGGGTGTTAGTAATTACTCAAAGTCAGGTGGTTTTGTTCAAGCCTGGTGAGGTGGCGGTAACTCAGGTTGTTTTGCCAGGATTTAGGGTGGCGGTGGATGAATTAATGGCGTAG
- a CDS encoding sensor histidine kinase, which translates to MQTKFLNAIKGHSWRYFLAVGAIALVYYWASQFAISTLTLSSEIYPMWPAAGIAQAALLLFGRQLWPGVAIGGFLFSMSVPSANIGTALISAGARTLQAWTGTYLLQGINFSAGLDRLKDVLGIVGLAALGSTLINSTIGSIVVCLTGLSSWSDFGTIWGTWWVGDAMGIVLVAPLLLTWQQLPKVPTHPKQIAERGIWLLLLLAVGWLVFCSRTRAAYARYPLEYLPFPLVVWAAFRFGQGYTALSNLILCGFAIWGIARGSGPFLKHASSIPQALLSLQAFIAVIAVTGLVLAATVAERHQAEASLRASEASLANAQRIAQLGNWDLDRKAQQLRWSEEIYRILGQQPGTFEPSLEAFLEYVHPEDRELVKTSIEAAVFQQQPYSIDYRLILPDGSNRTVYEQADVNSLYITSTVQDITDRKQAEAALRSSEERFSKAFHASPVGISICTLTDGCFLDANESFLRSLGWLRHEFIGRTPSDLGMFVNSEDGGRLAQILQSQNSIGNQEIKIRTKAGEVRDWLLSVELIDLGSTQCVLIMTTDITERLRSEEFRRAALAAEAANRSKSIFLANMSHELRTPLNAIIGYSEILQEDARDLGAEEFIDDLQRINTAGQHLLALIKDILDLTKIEAGRIDFHLETFSIATLVKEVVATIAPMADKNSNILEIQCPEDIGSMQTDLTKLRQSLLNLLSNAAKFTCSGAITFAVTRSVETPADAATKGKKLGAYREGGQAENSLSLLSSAQDWIVFTVKDTGIGMSPEQLAKIFEPFTQADSSTTKKYGGTGLGLTITKKFCEMMGGDITAFSEVGKGSTFTIRLPAIFTDLSISTEKSDK; encoded by the coding sequence ATGCAGACAAAGTTCCTTAACGCAATCAAAGGACATTCCTGGCGGTACTTCCTCGCAGTAGGCGCGATCGCCCTGGTCTACTATTGGGCGTCGCAATTCGCCATTTCCACCCTCACCCTCAGTTCAGAAATTTACCCGATGTGGCCGGCAGCAGGAATTGCCCAAGCCGCCCTGCTGCTGTTCGGGCGGCAACTGTGGCCGGGAGTCGCGATCGGAGGCTTCCTGTTCAGCATGAGCGTACCGTCGGCCAACATCGGCACGGCATTGATCTCGGCAGGCGCCAGAACCCTGCAAGCCTGGACGGGAACTTATCTACTCCAGGGCATTAACTTTAGCGCCGGGCTCGATCGGCTCAAAGACGTTTTAGGAATAGTCGGACTAGCAGCCTTGGGCTCTACCCTAATCAACTCCACCATCGGCAGCATCGTCGTCTGCCTGACCGGTTTATCTAGCTGGAGCGATTTTGGCACGATTTGGGGGACTTGGTGGGTGGGAGACGCTATGGGAATTGTGCTCGTTGCCCCGCTGCTGCTGACGTGGCAACAATTGCCCAAAGTCCCCACCCATCCCAAACAGATAGCTGAACGAGGGATTTGGCTGCTGCTGCTACTAGCAGTCGGCTGGCTCGTATTTTGCTCCCGCACCCGCGCCGCCTACGCCCGCTATCCCCTCGAATACTTACCATTTCCCCTAGTAGTTTGGGCTGCCTTTCGATTCGGTCAGGGCTACACCGCCCTCTCCAACCTCATCCTCTGCGGCTTCGCCATCTGGGGTATCGCCCGAGGCAGCGGCCCCTTCCTCAAACACGCCAGCAGTATCCCCCAAGCACTGTTATCCCTGCAAGCCTTCATCGCCGTCATCGCCGTCACCGGCTTAGTATTAGCTGCCACCGTCGCCGAACGCCACCAAGCAGAAGCCTCTCTGCGCGCCAGCGAAGCCAGCCTCGCTAACGCCCAGCGCATCGCCCAGCTAGGCAACTGGGACTTAGACCGCAAGGCCCAGCAATTGCGGTGGTCAGAGGAAATTTACCGCATCCTGGGACAGCAACCGGGAACTTTTGAACCCAGCCTTGAAGCCTTTTTGGAATACGTGCACCCTGAAGACAGAGAATTAGTCAAAACCTCGATCGAAGCCGCTGTATTTCAGCAACAGCCTTACAGCATAGACTACAGGCTCATACTCCCCGACGGCAGCAACCGCACAGTCTACGAACAAGCCGATGTCAACTCCCTCTACATCACCAGCACCGTCCAAGACATCACAGACAGAAAGCAAGCCGAAGCCGCCCTGCGTTCTTCAGAAGAAAGATTTTCCAAGGCCTTTCACGCCTCCCCAGTCGGGATCAGCATCTGCACCCTCACAGACGGATGCTTCCTCGATGCCAACGAAAGCTTTTTGCGCTCATTAGGCTGGCTGCGGCACGAATTTATCGGCCGCACTCCCAGCGACTTAGGAATGTTTGTCAATTCAGAAGACGGGGGGCGGCTCGCCCAGATTTTGCAATCACAAAATTCGATCGGCAACCAAGAAATCAAAATTCGCACCAAAGCCGGCGAAGTGCGCGACTGGCTGCTGTCAGTGGAACTCATCGACCTCGGCAGCACTCAGTGCGTTTTAATCATGACCACCGACATCACCGAACGCTTGCGTTCCGAAGAATTCCGCCGCGCCGCACTAGCCGCCGAAGCTGCAAATAGATCCAAAAGCATTTTTCTCGCCAACATGAGTCACGAACTCAGAACCCCCCTCAACGCCATCATCGGCTACAGCGAGATCCTGCAAGAAGACGCCCGAGACCTTGGTGCCGAAGAGTTCATCGACGACCTCCAGAGAATTAACACGGCCGGCCAGCACCTACTCGCGCTGATTAAAGATATTCTCGACTTGACCAAAATTGAAGCAGGCCGCATCGACTTCCACCTCGAAACATTCAGCATTGCAACTCTGGTTAAGGAAGTAGTTGCCACGATCGCGCCGATGGCAGACAAAAATAGCAATATCCTAGAAATACAATGCCCCGAGGATATTGGCTCGATGCAGACTGACTTGACTAAACTCCGGCAGTCTCTGCTCAACCTCCTCAGCAATGCCGCGAAATTTACTTGCTCCGGCGCGATTACCTTCGCCGTTACCCGATCCGTCGAAACCCCCGCCGACGCTGCAACGAAAGGCAAAAAACTTGGAGCGTATAGAGAAGGTGGCCAAGCTGAAAATAGCTTGTCTCTCTTATCTTCCGCTCAAGATTGGATCGTTTTTACGGTCAAAGATACCGGCATTGGCATGAGTCCCGAACAGTTAGCCAAAATCTTTGAGCCTTTCACCCAAGCCGATTCCTCAACTACTAAGAAGTACGGCGGCACTGGTTTGGGGCTGACAATTACTAAGAAATTCTGCGAAATGATGGGCGGAGACATTACCGCATTCAGTGAGGTGGGCAAAGGTTCTACTTTTACCATTCGGCTGCCAGCTATTTTCACCGACCTTTCAATCTCAACTGAAAAGTCTGACAAATAA
- a CDS encoding ABC transporter substrate-binding protein, translating to MILSKLSKAIKRQLKLAIGILITLNLLILSGCQNSTTPASKNGEPIELILWHGINPPPNRDVFQTLTDQFNKTHPNIHIEPVYIGQPDQQLPKILTAIVGNAPPDLLWNAATISGKLAELNAIEPLENWLDKSPRKAEIDPALFESMELGGHTWSVPLATNNVAIFYRPSLFAAAGIKEVPENWAQLKQAARSLTRDTNGDGRTDQHGIVLPLGKGEWTVFTWLPFMFSAGGELKGEIPQSPVPQIDNPGSRAALELWSDLLKEGSAILSAPERGYELDNFIAGKVAMQITGPWTLAQLQQSAIDYGAMPLPSLKRPAAVVGGENIFLMKTSPERERAALVFLEYVIGEEFQTAWALGTGYLPVNLKSRQSQAYQSFVEKNPVLQVFLKQMNSARARPIISGYSRLSENLGRAIEATLLGRNPQEALKESQERLTLTLDIATAKEK from the coding sequence ATGATATTATCCAAATTATCCAAAGCAATTAAAAGGCAACTCAAACTAGCGATCGGCATTTTAATCACCTTAAATCTGCTAATATTAAGCGGCTGTCAAAACAGCACCACCCCAGCCTCAAAAAACGGCGAACCGATCGAACTCATACTGTGGCACGGCATAAATCCTCCGCCAAATCGCGACGTATTTCAAACCCTCACAGACCAATTCAACAAAACGCATCCCAACATCCATATCGAACCAGTTTACATCGGCCAGCCAGACCAACAACTCCCAAAAATACTAACAGCAATCGTTGGAAATGCACCGCCGGATTTGCTGTGGAATGCTGCCACAATTTCAGGAAAACTAGCAGAACTGAACGCAATTGAACCCTTAGAAAACTGGCTCGACAAATCGCCCCGGAAAGCCGAAATCGACCCGGCACTCTTCGAGTCAATGGAACTCGGCGGACACACTTGGTCAGTTCCCCTAGCGACAAACAACGTCGCCATCTTTTACCGTCCCAGCTTATTTGCAGCAGCAGGAATCAAAGAAGTGCCGGAGAATTGGGCGCAATTAAAGCAAGCAGCCCGATCGCTCACCCGAGACACCAACGGAGACGGCCGCACAGACCAACACGGCATAGTGCTCCCCCTAGGCAAAGGAGAATGGACAGTATTTACCTGGCTGCCATTCATGTTCAGCGCAGGCGGCGAACTCAAAGGCGAAATACCTCAAAGTCCTGTACCCCAAATAGATAATCCCGGTTCTCGCGCCGCCTTAGAATTGTGGAGCGACTTGTTAAAAGAAGGTTCAGCAATATTGTCAGCACCCGAACGCGGTTACGAACTCGACAACTTCATCGCCGGAAAAGTCGCCATGCAAATCACCGGGCCCTGGACGCTAGCACAGTTGCAGCAAAGTGCGATCGACTACGGAGCAATGCCTTTACCGAGCCTCAAACGCCCCGCAGCCGTCGTAGGGGGTGAAAACATATTTTTAATGAAAACCTCGCCAGAACGAGAGCGAGCAGCCCTAGTATTCTTAGAATACGTTATAGGTGAAGAATTCCAAACAGCATGGGCATTGGGAACAGGTTACTTGCCCGTTAACTTAAAATCGAGACAGAGCCAAGCTTATCAAAGCTTTGTGGAAAAAAACCCTGTTTTGCAAGTATTTTTAAAACAAATGAACTCAGCAAGAGCGCGACCCATTATATCAGGTTACTCCCGCCTGTCAGAAAACCTCGGTCGCGCCATAGAGGCAACCCTTCTCGGCCGCAACCCCCAAGAAGCCCTTAAAGAATCTCAAGAGCGTTTGACACTAACCTTAGATATTGCAACAGCTAAAGAGAAATAG
- a CDS encoding ATP-dependent DNA ligase encodes MDCTEYAEAKRKAAKKISADIRERWNNRIMTRGLHLMGEAGAVQYLADYGRGIGTAKVISFALCAESEGYPEMAFGFWKRAFELETGEKPIALNTPNNSTADFAPAKQSASAPKIETANTPIVAELPPHLQPGRIVTMQPVDAPSDRSYYIENPEYWGQPKRDGNRVVVIATPDKVYYQSRSTNLRQQPSVEIDRTLIDTAAKIGTFVLDGELYYKSCTGSEHRTGAQAATVNIESGFPTIQPSAIYAIFKSLFFKGNDLTTAAESERIAAGVEVGEKLANLSPAFEVLPTFRSAAEKLVLANQQESENREGEVWVLHKCRYVGGKDVKQYPIVRTKYCLELDLFIVGLTNTKVAGRPFSAVKVAQEIDGKLVPVGTVGTGFSGEEMQEIARLYEANPKSVKIKVRSQGLTESGKLWHARFLEFC; translated from the coding sequence ATGGACTGCACCGAATACGCAGAAGCCAAGCGAAAAGCAGCTAAAAAAATTAGCGCCGACATTCGAGAACGCTGGAACAATCGCATCATGACGCGAGGATTGCACTTGATGGGAGAAGCGGGGGCCGTGCAGTATTTGGCTGATTACGGGCGCGGCATCGGTACGGCAAAAGTTATTAGTTTTGCACTGTGCGCGGAGTCGGAAGGATACCCGGAAATGGCTTTTGGCTTTTGGAAAAGAGCGTTTGAATTGGAAACCGGAGAAAAGCCGATCGCCCTCAATACTCCAAACAATTCTACCGCCGATTTCGCTCCTGCTAAACAATCAGCTTCCGCCCCAAAAATAGAAACTGCCAACACTCCCATTGTTGCCGAATTGCCGCCGCACTTGCAGCCGGGAAGGATTGTCACGATGCAGCCGGTTGACGCGCCGAGCGATCGTTCTTATTACATCGAAAATCCCGAATATTGGGGACAGCCAAAGCGCGACGGCAATCGAGTCGTTGTCATTGCGACGCCAGATAAAGTATACTACCAATCGCGATCGACTAACCTGCGACAGCAACCATCGGTTGAGATCGATCGCACATTAATCGACACAGCCGCTAAAATTGGCACCTTTGTTTTAGACGGCGAACTGTATTACAAAAGCTGTACCGGCAGCGAACACCGCACGGGCGCGCAAGCTGCTACAGTTAATATTGAAAGCGGTTTTCCGACAATCCAGCCCAGCGCAATTTATGCCATTTTTAAAAGTTTGTTTTTCAAAGGCAATGATTTAACTACCGCGGCAGAATCAGAACGGATTGCAGCGGGAGTTGAAGTTGGCGAAAAGCTGGCAAATTTATCCCCAGCATTTGAAGTTTTACCGACATTTCGCAGCGCAGCCGAAAAACTCGTCCTGGCAAATCAGCAGGAATCTGAAAATAGAGAAGGCGAAGTTTGGGTGTTGCACAAATGCCGCTATGTCGGCGGCAAAGATGTTAAGCAATATCCGATTGTGAGGACTAAATACTGTCTAGAATTAGACCTTTTCATTGTCGGATTGACAAATACAAAAGTTGCAGGGCGGCCCTTTAGCGCCGTCAAAGTAGCGCAAGAAATTGATGGCAAATTAGTGCCAGTAGGAACCGTGGGAACCGGGTTTAGCGGGGAGGAAATGCAGGAAATTGCCCGACTCTACGAGGCTAACCCCAAAAGTGTCAAAATTAAAGTGCGATCGCAGGGTTTGACGGAAAGTGGCAAATTATGGCACGCACGATTTCTGGAGTTTTGTTAA
- the fmt gene encoding methionyl-tRNA formyltransferase: MKIVFFGTPDFAVPTLSSLLSHPEFEVVGVVTQPDKRRGRGNQLMPSPVKDVALNHSLPVWQPRRIKKDAETLAKLREAEADVFVVVAYGQILSQEILDIPSLACVNVHGSILPKYRGAAPIQRCLFDGEKTTGITTMLMDAGMDTGAMLLKAFAGISLLDNADSLADRLAEIGADLLVETLVKLRDDQIEAVVQDDAEATYAPMIKSADCVLDWSKSAIDLHNQVRGFFPDCTTTFRGNSLKVIATVPVGPEYWLQLPPDLRVLEREWPVLDQLSGENGAVVKVVKGLGAIVQTGDGLLLLREVQLAGKKVQSGVDFANGTRLAVGEIFGS; the protein is encoded by the coding sequence ATGAAAATTGTATTTTTTGGCACTCCCGATTTTGCGGTTCCTACTTTATCCAGTTTGCTAAGTCACCCAGAATTTGAGGTTGTGGGTGTGGTGACTCAGCCTGACAAACGCCGGGGAAGAGGGAATCAATTGATGCCTTCACCTGTAAAAGATGTGGCTTTAAATCACAGTCTCCCGGTTTGGCAGCCGCGCCGAATTAAGAAGGATGCGGAAACGCTGGCTAAGTTGCGAGAAGCGGAGGCGGATGTTTTTGTGGTGGTGGCTTACGGCCAAATTCTTTCTCAAGAAATTCTGGATATTCCTAGTTTGGCTTGCGTTAACGTTCACGGTTCAATTTTGCCGAAGTATCGCGGTGCGGCGCCGATTCAGCGCTGTCTTTTTGACGGGGAAAAGACAACAGGAATTACTACTATGCTGATGGATGCTGGCATGGATACTGGGGCGATGCTGTTGAAGGCTTTTGCTGGTATTTCGCTGTTGGATAATGCTGATTCTTTGGCGGATAGGTTGGCGGAAATTGGGGCGGATTTGTTGGTGGAAACTTTGGTGAAATTGAGGGACGACCAAATTGAAGCTGTTGTTCAAGATGATGCTGAAGCGACTTATGCGCCGATGATTAAGAGTGCAGATTGCGTGCTGGATTGGTCGAAAAGTGCGATCGACCTTCACAATCAAGTTAGGGGCTTTTTCCCGGATTGCACGACGACTTTTCGCGGCAATTCTCTGAAGGTGATAGCTACTGTGCCCGTCGGGCCGGAATATTGGCTGCAATTACCGCCCGATTTGAGAGTTTTGGAACGCGAATGGCCTGTTTTGGATCAGTTATCGGGGGAAAATGGGGCAGTTGTCAAGGTTGTGAAGGGCTTGGGGGCGATCGTCCAAACCGGTGATGGTTTATTATTGTTGCGGGAGGTGCAGTTAGCGGGGAAAAAGGTGCAATCTGGGGTGGATTTTGCCAACGGAACTCGGTTGGCGGTGGGTGAGATTTTTGGGAGTTAA